The following proteins come from a genomic window of Zonotrichia albicollis isolate bZonAlb1 chromosome 12, bZonAlb1.hap1, whole genome shotgun sequence:
- the NISCH gene encoding nischarin isoform X2, with amino-acid sequence MVVVIMCESQNLQDFYSCLQTCCSQHYTSVLPSSTWYCRKANLQEFLCQLMELNCISAEDVEIKGCFPTYLVYGNKTNVQKVLHQQESAGNNKEWSKNALCSALYSSVYKSSDQSPCVVHPCWILLTPQHLYIVKVDFSLLPGKWAGTEELGSVFKLNRIPLASLVLHPTHGATQQKGSFLDGHVLELLVGYRFVTAVFVLPHEKFHFLRIYSLLRTLLQDVKTIIIFKASSKSDAVRNHAAEANRHSQAASFCKPHLTLSSLYPSELLMQKITEDNQIPVHIHVSVSLQYVAGLKGRALVEFFHSNIAEVENEELRHLMWSSVLFYKTPSVEVMACVLLSTKAIYFVLDDSFIHADEHQSDFWNKENSDCENSSFHLSCCFVLKLNDLQSVNVGLFDQYFRITGHSADHIVTCLTRDSYNTHTFIQQLMAVLSLLARTPSPEPVDKDFYSEFGSKNTGKMENYELIHSSRVKFIYPNEEEIGDLAFLVAEKMDGLTNLPSLNILLYVLAFQVNHFEGSAQNTSSLQPKTLILTSSDLFLFDEDYISYPLPEFAKEPPKRDKYQLADGRRIRDLDRVLMGYQTYPQALTFVFDDVQNQDLMQNLTLDHFGETDSVPKGNSKQEGSRNREIQWYVFIPSAESREKLISLLARQWEILCGRELPLELTG; translated from the exons ATGGTGGTGGTCATCATGTGTG aatcccagaatctTCAAGACTTTTATTCCTGTTTACAAACGTGTTGCTCTCAACACTACACATCAGTGTTACCAAGCTCCACATGGtactgtagaaaagcaaatcTCCAAGAATTTCTCTGTCAGCTCATGGAATTGAATTGCATTTCAGCTGAAGATGTTGAAATAAAAGGTTGTTTCCCAACATATCTTGTTTATGGGAATAAAACCAACGTTCAGAAAGTCTTGCATCAACAAGAGTCAGCTGGCAATAACAAGGAATGGTCAAAGAATGCTTTGTGTTCTGCACTTTATTCTTCAGTTTATAAATCTTCTGACCAGAGTCCCTGTGTGGTCCATCCGTGTTGGATACTTCTAACACCCCAGCATTTGTACATTGTAAAGGTGGATTTCAGCTTACTGCCAGGTAAATGGGCAGGCACAGAGGAGTTGGGAAGTGTATTTAAACTGAACAGAATTCCATTGGCATCACTTGTGCTGCATCCAACTCACGGTGCCACACAGCAGAAGGGTTCATTTTTGGATGGGCACGTGCTGGAGTTGCTTGTTGGATACAGATTTGTTACAGCAGTGTTTGTTCTACCTCATGAGAAATTCCACTTTCTAAGAATCTACAGCCTTCTAAGGACACTGCTCCAGGATGTTAAGactattattattttcaaaGCTTCAAGCAAATCGGATGCCGTAAGAAATCATGCTGCGGAGGCAAACAGACACAGTCAGGCAGCCAG TTTCTGCAAGCCTCATCTGACATTGTCATCCTTATACCCATCTGAACTTCTTATGCAGAAGATAACAGAAGACAACCAGATTCCTGTTCACATTCATGTTTCTGTGTCTCTGCAGTATGTGGCTGGGCTGAAGGGAAGAGCCCTGGTTGAATTTTTCCATAGCAACATTGCAGAG GTGGAAAATGAAGAGTTGAGACACCTCATGTGGTCTTCAGTTCTGTTTTACAAGACTCCCAGTGTGGAAGTGATGGCTTGTGTGCTTCTCTCAACAAAAGCTATTTACTTTGTGTTGGATGATTCTTTCATTCATGCAGATGAGCACCAGTCAG ATTTTTGGAACAAAGAAAACTCAGACTGTGAAAAcagttctttccacctctcttgCTGCTTTGTGCTAAAACTTAATGACCTGCAGTCAGTAAATGTTGGCCTGTTTGACCAATACTTCCGAATTACTG GGCATTCTGCAGATCACATTGTCACCTGCCTGACAAGAGACAGTTACAACACTCACACCTTCATCCAGCAGCTTATGGCAGTCCTGTCACTGCTTGCACGCACTCCTTCACCTGAACCAGTAGATAAGGACTTCTACTCTGAATTTGGGAGTAAAAACACAG GAAAAATGGAGAATTATGAACTGATTCACTCTAGCAGAGTAAAATTTATTTATCCAAATGAAGAGGAAATTGGGGACCTTGCTTTTCTAGTGGCAGAGAAGATGGATGGTTTGACCAATCTTCCATCCCTCAACATCCTTCTGTATGTGTTGGCATTTCAAGTAAATCACTTTGAAGGATCTGCTCAGAACACTAGTTCACTTCAACCTAAAACACTGATCTTGACCAGCTCTGATTTGTTCCTCTTTGATGAAGATTATATCAGTtacccactacctgaatttgcTAAGGAGCCACCAAAGAGAGACAAGTACCAGCTTGCAGATGGAAGACGAATACGGGATTTAGACAGAGTGCTCATGGGGTATCAGACATATCCACAGGCCCTTACATTTGTGTTTGATGATGTTCAGAATCAGGACCTGATGCAGAATTTAACACTGGATCACTTTGGAGAAACTGATAGTGTCCCAAAGGGAAATTCCAAACAAGAGGGCAGCAGGAACAGAGAGATCCAGTGGTACGTTTTTATCCCAAGTGCAGAAAGCAGggagaaattaatttcattgCTTGCAAGACAGTGGGAGATCCTGTGTGGTAGGGAATTGCCTCTGGAGCTCACTGGGTAG
- the NISCH gene encoding nischarin isoform X1: MESAAGGEDGEEPPREARVLGSELVETYTVYIIQVSVGNHQWTVKHRYSDFHDLHEKLVSEKKIDKNLLPPKKMIGKNSKSLVEKRQKELEIYLQTLLLKFPVTAPKVLSHFLHFHLYEINGITAALAEELFHKGEQLLMAGEVFTIRPLQLYAVTQQLLQGKPTCANGDAKTDLGHILDFTCRLKYLKVTGTGGPFGTSNIQEHLLPFDLSIFKSLHQIEISHCGGKLIKGLTSSKHALATLSVRFSATSMKEILVPEASEFDQWEPEDALDSSCPVTAIIPTWRTLTTLDMSHNSISEIDDSVKLIPKIEFLDLSHNGVSLVENLQHLYNLVHLDLSYNKLTTLEGVHTKLGNIKTLNLAGNQLERLCGLNKLYSLVNLDLSNNKIEQIDEVKNIGGLPCLEKVMLSSNPLSIIPDYRTKVLAQFGDRASEVCLDNIVTTEKELDTVEVLKAIQKAKEVKYKLSNSDKKISEDSRLTAASSKSNCSSLTVRPSSPSLPRPVSSSQEIICEDTVLANSFLQSSDSTPTDHTVPQRCFEIPDSRCKIQAPASSLASCKEYGGGHHVCLEREHCAVPDPCNTIILPFNCMSYTATNQDFIQHLSASIVQAVQKSAPSPTENKGSPVGTSTATDKADGYFEMGLHEGDQTFEFSTTLDAQSSDNIAVESVDIVKILWSFSIHIHKGLRQFASCLVLTDEMLAVFEIPHQELRGNCQHIPSALKLTLCFPYTDLIEFGFLLPEICLTLKLKNSDHCLFIVSESQNLQDFYSCLQTCCSQHYTSVLPSSTWYCRKANLQEFLCQLMELNCISAEDVEIKGCFPTYLVYGNKTNVQKVLHQQESAGNNKEWSKNALCSALYSSVYKSSDQSPCVVHPCWILLTPQHLYIVKVDFSLLPGKWAGTEELGSVFKLNRIPLASLVLHPTHGATQQKGSFLDGHVLELLVGYRFVTAVFVLPHEKFHFLRIYSLLRTLLQDVKTIIIFKASSKSDAVRNHAAEANRHSQAASFCKPHLTLSSLYPSELLMQKITEDNQIPVHIHVSVSLQYVAGLKGRALVEFFHSNIAEVENEELRHLMWSSVLFYKTPSVEVMACVLLSTKAIYFVLDDSFIHADEHQSDFWNKENSDCENSSFHLSCCFVLKLNDLQSVNVGLFDQYFRITGHSADHIVTCLTRDSYNTHTFIQQLMAVLSLLARTPSPEPVDKDFYSEFGSKNTGKMENYELIHSSRVKFIYPNEEEIGDLAFLVAEKMDGLTNLPSLNILLYVLAFQVNHFEGSAQNTSSLQPKTLILTSSDLFLFDEDYISYPLPEFAKEPPKRDKYQLADGRRIRDLDRVLMGYQTYPQALTFVFDDVQNQDLMQNLTLDHFGETDSVPKGNSKQEGSRNREIQWYVFIPSAESREKLISLLARQWEILCGRELPLELTG; this comes from the exons ATGGAGTCGGCGGCGGGAGGCGAGGACGGCGAGGAGCCCCCGCGGGAGGCCCGAGtcctgggctctgagctggtgGAGACGTACACG GTGTACATTATTCAGGTCAGTGTTGGCAATCATCAGTGGACAGTCAAGCATCGTTACAGTGATTTCCATGACCTGCATGAAAAG CTtgtttcagagaagaaaatagaTAAAAATCTGTTACCTCCAAAGAAGATGAttggaaaaaattccaaaagCCTTGTGgagaaaagacaaaaggaaCTGGAGATCTACCTGCAAACTCTGCTGCTCAAGTTCCCTGTTACTGCACCAAAAGTTTTGTCACACTTCCTACACTTTCATTTATAT GAGATCAATGGGATCACTGCTGCATTGGCTGAAGAGCTTTTTCACAAAG GAGAGCAGCTCTTAATGGCTGGAGAAGTCTTCACCATCAGGCCCTTGCAGTTGTATGCTGtcactcagcagctgctgcagggcaaaCCTACCTGTGCTAATGGAGATGCCAAAACAGATCTGGGGCATATTCTGGATTTCACTTGTAGACTCAAGTATCTAAAG GTCACTGGAACAGGGGGACCTTTTGGAACCAGTAACATTCAGGAGCATCTCTTGCCTTTTGATCTGTCTATTTTCAAATCACTTCATCAAATAGAG atcAGTCATTGTGGGGGAAAGCTTATCAAAGGGCTGACTTCATCAAAGCATGCTCTGGCCACACTGAGTGTTCGGTTTTCAGCAACATCAATGAAG GAAATCCTGGTGCCTGAGGCCTCTGAGTTTGATCAGTGGGAGCCAGAGGATGCACTGGATTCAAGTTGTCCAGTGACAGCAATTATTCCAACCTGGAGAACTTTAACAACTTTGGACATGAGTCACAACAGCATCTCTGAAATTGATGACTCAGTG AAATTAATTCCAAAGATTGAGTTCCTGGATTTGAGTCACAATGGGGTGTCTCTGGTGGAAAATTTACAG CATCTGTACAACCTTGTTCACCTGGACTTATCCTACAACAAACTTACAACACTGGAAGGTGTTCACACAAAACTGGGAAACATCAAAACTCTGAATTTAGCAGGAAATCAGCTGGAAAGGCTGTGTGGTCTTAACAAACTGTACTCATTAGTCAACTTGGATCTGAGCAACAACAAAATAGAGCAG ATTGATGAAGTAAAAAATATCGGCGGCCTGCCATGCTTGGAGAAGGTGATGTTATCGAGCAACCCGCTGAGCATCATCCCTGACTACCGCACCAAAGTCCTCGCTCAGTTTGGAGACAGGGCCTCAGAg gTTTGTTTGGATAACATTGTTACCACAGAAAAGGAACTGGACACAGTGGAAGTGCTAAAAGCTATTCAAAAAGCAAAGGAGGTGAAATACAAACTCAGCAACTCAGATAAAAAG ATCAGTGAGGACTCCAGGCtcactgctgccagctccaaATCAAACTGTTCTTCTCTTACTGTTCgtccttcctctccctctctgcctCGTCCTGTCAGCTCCAGCCAAG AAATAATTTGTGAAGATACAGTCCTAGCCAACAGTTTTTTGCAATCCAGTGATTCGACTCCTACAGACCATACAGTTCCCCAGAGATGCTTTGAAATACCAGACTCCAGATGTAAAATTCAG GCACCTGCCTCTTCATTGGCTTCATGCAAAGAGTATGGTGGTGGTCATCATGTGTG TTTGGAGAGAGAACACTGTGCAGTGCCTGACCCCTGTAACACCATCATCTTGCCTTTTAATTGTATGTCCTACACTGCCACCAACCAAGACTTTATCCAGCACCTTTCTGCCTCGATAGTGCAGGCTGTGCAGAAATCTGCCCCCTCTCCCACAGAGAATAAAGGAAGCCCTGTGGGTACTTCCACAGCCACAGACAAAGCAGATGGATATTTTGAAATGGGACTTCATGAAGGAGATCAGACTTTTGAGTTCAGCACTACTTTGGATGCTCAATCATCTGACAACATAGCAGTGGAGAGTGTTGACATAGTCAAAATTCTCTGGAGCTTTTCAATTCACATTCATAAAGGACTCAGACAGTTTGCTTCCTGTTTGGTTTTGACCGATGAgatgctagctgtgtttgagaTTCCTCATCAGGAATTGAGAGGAAATTGCCAGCACATCCCTTCTGCCTTGAAATTAACACTGTGTTTTCCCTACACTGATCTAATAGAATTTGGCTTTCTCCTGCCAGAAATCTGTTTAACTCTGAAGCTGAAAAACAGTGACCACTGCTTGTTTATTGTttcagaatcccagaatctTCAAGACTTTTATTCCTGTTTACAAACGTGTTGCTCTCAACACTACACATCAGTGTTACCAAGCTCCACATGGtactgtagaaaagcaaatcTCCAAGAATTTCTCTGTCAGCTCATGGAATTGAATTGCATTTCAGCTGAAGATGTTGAAATAAAAGGTTGTTTCCCAACATATCTTGTTTATGGGAATAAAACCAACGTTCAGAAAGTCTTGCATCAACAAGAGTCAGCTGGCAATAACAAGGAATGGTCAAAGAATGCTTTGTGTTCTGCACTTTATTCTTCAGTTTATAAATCTTCTGACCAGAGTCCCTGTGTGGTCCATCCGTGTTGGATACTTCTAACACCCCAGCATTTGTACATTGTAAAGGTGGATTTCAGCTTACTGCCAGGTAAATGGGCAGGCACAGAGGAGTTGGGAAGTGTATTTAAACTGAACAGAATTCCATTGGCATCACTTGTGCTGCATCCAACTCACGGTGCCACACAGCAGAAGGGTTCATTTTTGGATGGGCACGTGCTGGAGTTGCTTGTTGGATACAGATTTGTTACAGCAGTGTTTGTTCTACCTCATGAGAAATTCCACTTTCTAAGAATCTACAGCCTTCTAAGGACACTGCTCCAGGATGTTAAGactattattattttcaaaGCTTCAAGCAAATCGGATGCCGTAAGAAATCATGCTGCGGAGGCAAACAGACACAGTCAGGCAGCCAG TTTCTGCAAGCCTCATCTGACATTGTCATCCTTATACCCATCTGAACTTCTTATGCAGAAGATAACAGAAGACAACCAGATTCCTGTTCACATTCATGTTTCTGTGTCTCTGCAGTATGTGGCTGGGCTGAAGGGAAGAGCCCTGGTTGAATTTTTCCATAGCAACATTGCAGAG GTGGAAAATGAAGAGTTGAGACACCTCATGTGGTCTTCAGTTCTGTTTTACAAGACTCCCAGTGTGGAAGTGATGGCTTGTGTGCTTCTCTCAACAAAAGCTATTTACTTTGTGTTGGATGATTCTTTCATTCATGCAGATGAGCACCAGTCAG ATTTTTGGAACAAAGAAAACTCAGACTGTGAAAAcagttctttccacctctcttgCTGCTTTGTGCTAAAACTTAATGACCTGCAGTCAGTAAATGTTGGCCTGTTTGACCAATACTTCCGAATTACTG GGCATTCTGCAGATCACATTGTCACCTGCCTGACAAGAGACAGTTACAACACTCACACCTTCATCCAGCAGCTTATGGCAGTCCTGTCACTGCTTGCACGCACTCCTTCACCTGAACCAGTAGATAAGGACTTCTACTCTGAATTTGGGAGTAAAAACACAG GAAAAATGGAGAATTATGAACTGATTCACTCTAGCAGAGTAAAATTTATTTATCCAAATGAAGAGGAAATTGGGGACCTTGCTTTTCTAGTGGCAGAGAAGATGGATGGTTTGACCAATCTTCCATCCCTCAACATCCTTCTGTATGTGTTGGCATTTCAAGTAAATCACTTTGAAGGATCTGCTCAGAACACTAGTTCACTTCAACCTAAAACACTGATCTTGACCAGCTCTGATTTGTTCCTCTTTGATGAAGATTATATCAGTtacccactacctgaatttgcTAAGGAGCCACCAAAGAGAGACAAGTACCAGCTTGCAGATGGAAGACGAATACGGGATTTAGACAGAGTGCTCATGGGGTATCAGACATATCCACAGGCCCTTACATTTGTGTTTGATGATGTTCAGAATCAGGACCTGATGCAGAATTTAACACTGGATCACTTTGGAGAAACTGATAGTGTCCCAAAGGGAAATTCCAAACAAGAGGGCAGCAGGAACAGAGAGATCCAGTGGTACGTTTTTATCCCAAGTGCAGAAAGCAGggagaaattaatttcattgCTTGCAAGACAGTGGGAGATCCTGTGTGGTAGGGAATTGCCTCTGGAGCTCACTGGGTAG
- the NISCH gene encoding nischarin isoform X5, with the protein MESAAGGEDGEEPPREARVLGSELVETYTVYIIQVSVGNHQWTVKHRYSDFHDLHEKLVSEKKIDKNLLPPKKMIGKNSKSLVEKRQKELEIYLQTLLLKFPVTAPKVLSHFLHFHLYEINGITAALAEELFHKGEQLLMAGEVFTIRPLQLYAVTQQLLQGKPTCANGDAKTDLGHILDFTCRLKYLKVTGTGGPFGTSNIQEHLLPFDLSIFKSLHQIEISHCGGKLIKGLTSSKHALATLSVRFSATSMKEILVPEASEFDQWEPEDALDSSCPVTAIIPTWRTLTTLDMSHNSISEIDDSVKLIPKIEFLDLSHNGVSLVENLQHLYNLVHLDLSYNKLTTLEGVHTKLGNIKTLNLAGNQLERLCGLNKLYSLVNLDLSNNKIEQIDEVKNIGGLPCLEKVMLSSNPLSIIPDYRTKVLAQFGDRASEVCLDNIVTTEKELDTVEVLKAIQKAKEVKYKLSNSDKKK; encoded by the exons ATGGAGTCGGCGGCGGGAGGCGAGGACGGCGAGGAGCCCCCGCGGGAGGCCCGAGtcctgggctctgagctggtgGAGACGTACACG GTGTACATTATTCAGGTCAGTGTTGGCAATCATCAGTGGACAGTCAAGCATCGTTACAGTGATTTCCATGACCTGCATGAAAAG CTtgtttcagagaagaaaatagaTAAAAATCTGTTACCTCCAAAGAAGATGAttggaaaaaattccaaaagCCTTGTGgagaaaagacaaaaggaaCTGGAGATCTACCTGCAAACTCTGCTGCTCAAGTTCCCTGTTACTGCACCAAAAGTTTTGTCACACTTCCTACACTTTCATTTATAT GAGATCAATGGGATCACTGCTGCATTGGCTGAAGAGCTTTTTCACAAAG GAGAGCAGCTCTTAATGGCTGGAGAAGTCTTCACCATCAGGCCCTTGCAGTTGTATGCTGtcactcagcagctgctgcagggcaaaCCTACCTGTGCTAATGGAGATGCCAAAACAGATCTGGGGCATATTCTGGATTTCACTTGTAGACTCAAGTATCTAAAG GTCACTGGAACAGGGGGACCTTTTGGAACCAGTAACATTCAGGAGCATCTCTTGCCTTTTGATCTGTCTATTTTCAAATCACTTCATCAAATAGAG atcAGTCATTGTGGGGGAAAGCTTATCAAAGGGCTGACTTCATCAAAGCATGCTCTGGCCACACTGAGTGTTCGGTTTTCAGCAACATCAATGAAG GAAATCCTGGTGCCTGAGGCCTCTGAGTTTGATCAGTGGGAGCCAGAGGATGCACTGGATTCAAGTTGTCCAGTGACAGCAATTATTCCAACCTGGAGAACTTTAACAACTTTGGACATGAGTCACAACAGCATCTCTGAAATTGATGACTCAGTG AAATTAATTCCAAAGATTGAGTTCCTGGATTTGAGTCACAATGGGGTGTCTCTGGTGGAAAATTTACAG CATCTGTACAACCTTGTTCACCTGGACTTATCCTACAACAAACTTACAACACTGGAAGGTGTTCACACAAAACTGGGAAACATCAAAACTCTGAATTTAGCAGGAAATCAGCTGGAAAGGCTGTGTGGTCTTAACAAACTGTACTCATTAGTCAACTTGGATCTGAGCAACAACAAAATAGAGCAG ATTGATGAAGTAAAAAATATCGGCGGCCTGCCATGCTTGGAGAAGGTGATGTTATCGAGCAACCCGCTGAGCATCATCCCTGACTACCGCACCAAAGTCCTCGCTCAGTTTGGAGACAGGGCCTCAGAg gTTTGTTTGGATAACATTGTTACCACAGAAAAGGAACTGGACACAGTGGAAGTGCTAAAAGCTATTCAAAAAGCAAAGGAGGTGAAATACAAACTCAGCAACTCAGATAAAAAG AAATAA
- the NISCH gene encoding nischarin isoform X4, giving the protein MESAAGGEDGEEPPREARVLGSELVETYTVYIIQVSVGNHQWTVKHRYSDFHDLHEKLVSEKKIDKNLLPPKKMIGKNSKSLVEKRQKELEIYLQTLLLKFPVTAPKVLSHFLHFHLYEINGITAALAEELFHKGEQLLMAGEVFTIRPLQLYAVTQQLLQGKPTCANGDAKTDLGHILDFTCRLKYLKVTGTGGPFGTSNIQEHLLPFDLSIFKSLHQIEISHCGGKLIKGLTSSKHALATLSVRFSATSMKEILVPEASEFDQWEPEDALDSSCPVTAIIPTWRTLTTLDMSHNSISEIDDSVKLIPKIEFLDLSHNGVSLVENLQHLYNLVHLDLSYNKLTTLEGVHTKLGNIKTLNLAGNQLERLCGLNKLYSLVNLDLSNNKIEQIDEVKNIGGLPCLEKVMLSSNPLSIIPDYRTKVLAQFGDRASEVCLDNIVTTEKELDTVEVLKAIQKAKEVKYKLSNSDKKISEDSRLTAASSKSNCSSLTVRPSSPSLPRPVSSSQGNHK; this is encoded by the exons ATGGAGTCGGCGGCGGGAGGCGAGGACGGCGAGGAGCCCCCGCGGGAGGCCCGAGtcctgggctctgagctggtgGAGACGTACACG GTGTACATTATTCAGGTCAGTGTTGGCAATCATCAGTGGACAGTCAAGCATCGTTACAGTGATTTCCATGACCTGCATGAAAAG CTtgtttcagagaagaaaatagaTAAAAATCTGTTACCTCCAAAGAAGATGAttggaaaaaattccaaaagCCTTGTGgagaaaagacaaaaggaaCTGGAGATCTACCTGCAAACTCTGCTGCTCAAGTTCCCTGTTACTGCACCAAAAGTTTTGTCACACTTCCTACACTTTCATTTATAT GAGATCAATGGGATCACTGCTGCATTGGCTGAAGAGCTTTTTCACAAAG GAGAGCAGCTCTTAATGGCTGGAGAAGTCTTCACCATCAGGCCCTTGCAGTTGTATGCTGtcactcagcagctgctgcagggcaaaCCTACCTGTGCTAATGGAGATGCCAAAACAGATCTGGGGCATATTCTGGATTTCACTTGTAGACTCAAGTATCTAAAG GTCACTGGAACAGGGGGACCTTTTGGAACCAGTAACATTCAGGAGCATCTCTTGCCTTTTGATCTGTCTATTTTCAAATCACTTCATCAAATAGAG atcAGTCATTGTGGGGGAAAGCTTATCAAAGGGCTGACTTCATCAAAGCATGCTCTGGCCACACTGAGTGTTCGGTTTTCAGCAACATCAATGAAG GAAATCCTGGTGCCTGAGGCCTCTGAGTTTGATCAGTGGGAGCCAGAGGATGCACTGGATTCAAGTTGTCCAGTGACAGCAATTATTCCAACCTGGAGAACTTTAACAACTTTGGACATGAGTCACAACAGCATCTCTGAAATTGATGACTCAGTG AAATTAATTCCAAAGATTGAGTTCCTGGATTTGAGTCACAATGGGGTGTCTCTGGTGGAAAATTTACAG CATCTGTACAACCTTGTTCACCTGGACTTATCCTACAACAAACTTACAACACTGGAAGGTGTTCACACAAAACTGGGAAACATCAAAACTCTGAATTTAGCAGGAAATCAGCTGGAAAGGCTGTGTGGTCTTAACAAACTGTACTCATTAGTCAACTTGGATCTGAGCAACAACAAAATAGAGCAG ATTGATGAAGTAAAAAATATCGGCGGCCTGCCATGCTTGGAGAAGGTGATGTTATCGAGCAACCCGCTGAGCATCATCCCTGACTACCGCACCAAAGTCCTCGCTCAGTTTGGAGACAGGGCCTCAGAg gTTTGTTTGGATAACATTGTTACCACAGAAAAGGAACTGGACACAGTGGAAGTGCTAAAAGCTATTCAAAAAGCAAAGGAGGTGAAATACAAACTCAGCAACTCAGATAAAAAG ATCAGTGAGGACTCCAGGCtcactgctgccagctccaaATCAAACTGTTCTTCTCTTACTGTTCgtccttcctctccctctctgcctCGTCCTGTCAGCTCCAGCCAAGGTAATCAT AAATAA
- the NISCH gene encoding nischarin isoform X3: MESAAGGEDGEEPPREARVLGSELVETYTVYIIQVSVGNHQWTVKHRYSDFHDLHEKLVSEKKIDKNLLPPKKMIGKNSKSLVEKRQKELEIYLQTLLLKFPVTAPKVLSHFLHFHLYEINGITAALAEELFHKGEQLLMAGEVFTIRPLQLYAVTQQLLQGKPTCANGDAKTDLGHILDFTCRLKYLKVTGTGGPFGTSNIQEHLLPFDLSIFKSLHQIEISHCGGKLIKGLTSSKHALATLSVRFSATSMKEILVPEASEFDQWEPEDALDSSCPVTAIIPTWRTLTTLDMSHNSISEIDDSVKLIPKIEFLDLSHNGVSLVENLQHLYNLVHLDLSYNKLTTLEGVHTKLGNIKTLNLAGNQLERLCGLNKLYSLVNLDLSNNKIEQIDEVKNIGGLPCLEKVMLSSNPLSIIPDYRTKVLAQFGDRASEVCLDNIVTTEKELDTVEVLKAIQKAKEVKYKLSNSDKKISEDSRLTAASSKSNCSSLTVRPSSPSLPRPVSSSQEIICEDTVLANSFLQSSDSTPTDHTVPQRCFEIPDSRCKIQAPASSLASCKEYGGGHHV; encoded by the exons ATGGAGTCGGCGGCGGGAGGCGAGGACGGCGAGGAGCCCCCGCGGGAGGCCCGAGtcctgggctctgagctggtgGAGACGTACACG GTGTACATTATTCAGGTCAGTGTTGGCAATCATCAGTGGACAGTCAAGCATCGTTACAGTGATTTCCATGACCTGCATGAAAAG CTtgtttcagagaagaaaatagaTAAAAATCTGTTACCTCCAAAGAAGATGAttggaaaaaattccaaaagCCTTGTGgagaaaagacaaaaggaaCTGGAGATCTACCTGCAAACTCTGCTGCTCAAGTTCCCTGTTACTGCACCAAAAGTTTTGTCACACTTCCTACACTTTCATTTATAT GAGATCAATGGGATCACTGCTGCATTGGCTGAAGAGCTTTTTCACAAAG GAGAGCAGCTCTTAATGGCTGGAGAAGTCTTCACCATCAGGCCCTTGCAGTTGTATGCTGtcactcagcagctgctgcagggcaaaCCTACCTGTGCTAATGGAGATGCCAAAACAGATCTGGGGCATATTCTGGATTTCACTTGTAGACTCAAGTATCTAAAG GTCACTGGAACAGGGGGACCTTTTGGAACCAGTAACATTCAGGAGCATCTCTTGCCTTTTGATCTGTCTATTTTCAAATCACTTCATCAAATAGAG atcAGTCATTGTGGGGGAAAGCTTATCAAAGGGCTGACTTCATCAAAGCATGCTCTGGCCACACTGAGTGTTCGGTTTTCAGCAACATCAATGAAG GAAATCCTGGTGCCTGAGGCCTCTGAGTTTGATCAGTGGGAGCCAGAGGATGCACTGGATTCAAGTTGTCCAGTGACAGCAATTATTCCAACCTGGAGAACTTTAACAACTTTGGACATGAGTCACAACAGCATCTCTGAAATTGATGACTCAGTG AAATTAATTCCAAAGATTGAGTTCCTGGATTTGAGTCACAATGGGGTGTCTCTGGTGGAAAATTTACAG CATCTGTACAACCTTGTTCACCTGGACTTATCCTACAACAAACTTACAACACTGGAAGGTGTTCACACAAAACTGGGAAACATCAAAACTCTGAATTTAGCAGGAAATCAGCTGGAAAGGCTGTGTGGTCTTAACAAACTGTACTCATTAGTCAACTTGGATCTGAGCAACAACAAAATAGAGCAG ATTGATGAAGTAAAAAATATCGGCGGCCTGCCATGCTTGGAGAAGGTGATGTTATCGAGCAACCCGCTGAGCATCATCCCTGACTACCGCACCAAAGTCCTCGCTCAGTTTGGAGACAGGGCCTCAGAg gTTTGTTTGGATAACATTGTTACCACAGAAAAGGAACTGGACACAGTGGAAGTGCTAAAAGCTATTCAAAAAGCAAAGGAGGTGAAATACAAACTCAGCAACTCAGATAAAAAG ATCAGTGAGGACTCCAGGCtcactgctgccagctccaaATCAAACTGTTCTTCTCTTACTGTTCgtccttcctctccctctctgcctCGTCCTGTCAGCTCCAGCCAAG AAATAATTTGTGAAGATACAGTCCTAGCCAACAGTTTTTTGCAATCCAGTGATTCGACTCCTACAGACCATACAGTTCCCCAGAGATGCTTTGAAATACCAGACTCCAGATGTAAAATTCAG GCACCTGCCTCTTCATTGGCTTCATGCAAAGAGTATGGTGGTGGTCATCATGTGTG a